Proteins encoded by one window of Aspergillus puulaauensis MK2 DNA, chromosome 4, nearly complete sequence:
- the PPP2R5D gene encoding protein phosphatase 2A regulatory subunit RTS1 (BUSCO:EOG09261T98;~COG:T;~EggNog:ENOG410PFJ3;~InterPro:IPR016024,IPR011989,IPR002554;~PFAM:PF01603;~antiSMASH:Cluster_4.8;~go_component: GO:0000159 - protein phosphatase type 2A complex [Evidence IEA];~go_function: GO:0019888 - protein phosphatase regulator activity [Evidence IEA];~go_process: GO:0007165 - signal transduction [Evidence IEA]) — translation MKGFRQRVHEQLSRAKDNKSSKKKDPSQASSQNPANLGIHQGQQSASPNQVTPTSSTTSVNDIRGKAPEDASQAGAYPPGQYYAAQDGGAVSQPNGEPGTPTKQGQPMAPSVVISPSAPHAPPPGAAETMPGDLAPPRKSHVFDRLQTTPKDMSEGIRTPKRQHSSRFDISDQRQRELEKLPGFHEVPPNRRQELFMQKIDQCNIIFDFNDPTADMKSKEIKRLALHELLDYIANNRSVITEPMYPRVVEMFAKNLFRPIPPPITPQGEAFDPEEDEPVLEVAWPHIQVVYEFFLRFIESQDFNTNIAKAYIDHHFVLQLLELFDSEDPRERDFLKTTLHRIYGKFLNLRSYIRRSINNVFFQFTYETERFNGIAELLEILGSIINGFALPLKEEHKLFLTRVLLPMHKVKSLSMYHPQLAYCIVQFLEKDSTLTEDVVLGLLRYWPKTNSTKEVMYLNEVEDIFEVMDPAEFAKVQEPLFQQLAKSVASPHFQVAERALYFWNNEYFCNLVSDNVEVILPIMFPPLFENSKGHWNRTIHSMVYNAMKMFMEINPQLFDECSHEYNERQNSADLREKARQSRWEKVAERAAARQNGAPLPPSTSTAEIPLQLDDIDALTQESQNRLHSLKLDEPSPAKDRRPREGSITSKA, via the exons ATGAAGGGTTTCAGACAGAGAGTG CACGAGCAGTTGTCGAGAGCGAAAGATAATAAGTCGTCGAAAAAGAAGGATCCGTCGCAAGCTTCCTCGCAGAACCCGGCCAACCTGGGCATCCACCAAGGCCAACAATCCGCCTCTCCCAACCAGGTCACCCCGACGTCGTCTACCACATCCGTCAATGATATTAGAGGAAAGGCCCCTGAAGATGCTTCGCAAGCGGGAGCGTACCCTCCGGGTCAGTATTATGCCGCGCAGGATGGAGGTGCCGTTAGTCAACCTAACGGAGAACCAGGTACTCCCACAAAACAAGGGCAACCGATGGCTCCGAGTGTGGTGATCAGCCCCAGCGCACCG CATGCCCCTCCTCCCGGCGCCGCTGAGACAATGCCAGGAGACCTGGCCCCTCCCAGGAAGTCCCATGTCTTCGATCGCCTTCAAACGACCCCGAAGGATATGTCGGAGGGTATCCGGACTCCCAAGCGCCAGCATTCGTCCCGATTTGATATCTCCGACCAGCGCCAGAGAGAGTTGGAAAAGCTTCCCGGCTTTCACGAAGTGCCCCCGAACCGCCGCCAAGAACTCTTCATGCAGAAGATCGATCAATGCAACATTATATTCGATTTCAATGACCCTACGGCGGACATGAAGTCCAAGGAGATCAAGAGACTGGCACTCCACGAGCTCCTGGATTATATTGCCAACAACCGCTCGGTCATCACAGAGCCCATGTATCCTCGCGTGGTTGAAATGTTCGCAAAGAATCTGTTTCGACCTATTCCACCCCCAATCACACCCCAGGGTGAGGCATTCGAcccggaggaggacgagccAGTTTTGGAAGTCGCTTGGCCCCATATTCAGGTCGTTTACGAGTTTTTCTTGCGGTTTATCGAAAGTCAGGACTTCAATACAAACATCGCAAAGGCTTACATCGACCATCATTTTGTGCTTCAG TTGCTAGAGCTGTTTGACTCCGAAGACCCGCGAGAGCGCGATTTCTTGAAGACTACCCTTCATCGCATTTACGGAAAGTTCTTAAATTTACGCTCATATATTCGACGATCTATCAACAACGTCTTTTTCCAATTTACATACGAGACCGAGCGATTCAACGGTATTGCCGAGTTGCTGGAAATCTTGGGTTCCATTATCAACGGCTTTGCTCTCCCGCTGAAGGAAGAGCACAAATTGTTCTTGACTCGAGTTTTGCTTCCGATGCACAAAGTCAAGAGCCTCAGCATGTATCACCCACAGCTGGCCTACTGTATTGTCCAGTTCCTCGAAAAGGACTCAACGTTAACAGAAGAT GTGGTCCTCGGTTTGCTGCGATACTGGCCTAAAACCAACAGCACCAAGGAAGTTATGTACCTTAACGAAGTGGAAGACATCTTCGAGGTGATGGACCCGGCGGAATTTGCTAAAGTTCAAGAGCCACTCTTCCAACAACTGGCCAAGTCGGTTGCAAGCCCTCATTTCCAG GTCGCCGAGCGTGCACTTTACTTCTGGAACAATGAGTATTTCTGCAACTTGGTCAGCGATAATGTTGAGGTCATTCTGCCAATCATGTTCCCTCCCTTGTTCGAGAACTCCAAGGGTCACTGGAATAG GACTATCCATAGCATGGTTTATAACGCGATGAAGATGTTCATGGAGATTAACCCTCAGCTCTTTGACGAGTGCTCACACGAATACAACGAAAGGCAGAATAGCGCCGACCTGCGCGAAAAGGCTCGACAGAGCCGATGGGAAAAGGTCGCTGAACGGGCTGCGGCTCGCCAGAACGGTGCTCCCCTGCCGCCATCCACGTCGACGGCTGAAATTCCcctgcagctggacgacATCGATGCTCTCACTCAGGAAAGCCAGAATAGACTTCATTCGCTGAAACTGGATGAGCCTAGTCCCGCAAAGGACCGAAGGCCTCGAGAGGGCTCCATTACTTCG AAAGCGTGA
- a CDS encoding uncharacterized protein (COG:S;~EggNog:ENOG410PUBT;~InterPro:IPR033964,IPR017795,IPR012148;~MEROPS:MER0066227;~PFAM:PF11991;~antiSMASH:Cluster_4.8;~go_function: GO:0016765 - transferase activity, transferring alkyl or aryl (other than methyl) groups [Evidence IEA];~go_process: GO:0009820 - alkaloid metabolic process [Evidence IEA]) translates to MTATNGFFSHKRSLSDGGYSTQAWRVLFQTLPSRGPDTDAWWRLTGRHLAVLLDAAAYPIEKQYECLLYHYHYAAPYLGPAPRDGSSPTQWKSMLQLDGTPFEFSWKWNTPGGEPDVRIGLEPIGPMAGTTLDPLNHSATREVLHKISSAVPGADLTWTHHFLATLFDHDYAKYAEEAANGALIGTSLIFSLEFLRDSTGVKTYLQPRMLNQHGFLDVPRWEASFQKLHPDAPSRIALHEFMSTNEEGKLLKPFCLSIDNCDPTKARIKWYFNSPHTKFTAIREIMSLGGRIASTDTREKQFGELFDLLKTLTEQPADFPEDSEFPFAANSNSNIDSFAEMPDMLKGIVYFFDIAPGKSLPAIKIYFPVRNHCRNDLAATQNLIKWLDSRGRGKYGPAFLRALEAIADYRRLDEDGGLQSFVSCQFKSDGSLDLTSYFNPQAFHSARLTHRRSTRRRGDDGRW, encoded by the exons ATGACAGCTACCAACGGGTTCTTTTCTCACAAAAGATCGTTGTCAGATGGAGGCTATTCTACCCAGGCGTGGAGGGTTCTGTTTCAGACTCTACCCTCTCGTGGGCCAGATACAGATGCCTGGTGGCGGCTCACCGGAAGACATCTCGCGGTTCTCCTCGATGCCGCAGCATATCCCATAGAGAAGCAGTACGAGTGCCTTCTATACCATTACCACTACGCT GCACCTTACCTAGGGCCAGCACCCCGCGACGGCAGCTCTCCAACGCAATGGAAGTCGATGCTACAGCTAGATGGCACGCCATTTGAATTCTCGTGGAAATGGAATACCCCAGGTGGAGAACCGGATGTCCGCATCGGCTTGGAGCCTATAGGGCCTATGGCAGGAACAACGTTGGACCCTTTGAATCACTCAGCGACACGAGAGGTCCTCCATAAAATATCTTCTGCAGTACCAGGCGCTGACCTCACCTGGACACATCACTTCCTTGCCACTTTGTTCGATCATGATTACGCTAAATatgccgaggaggcggcgaaCGGTGCTCTCATTGGCACCAGCTTGATATTTTCCCTTGAGTTTCTACGCGACTCGACCGGAGTCAAGACATACCTTCAACCGCGCATGCTCAACCAGCATGGATTCCTCGACGTCCCTCGCTGGGAAGCGTCCTTCCAGAAGCTACACCCAGACGCTCCCTCCCGAATAGCCCTGCACGAATTCATGTCTACCAACGAGGAAGGTAAACTTCTGAAACCATTCTGTCTCAGCATCGACAACTGCGATCCCACCAAAGCCCGCATAAAATGGTACTTCAACAGCCCACACACCAAATTCACTGCCATCCGCGAAATCATGTCCCTCGGAGGCCGCATCGCAAGCACCGACACTCGAGAGAAACAATTCGGCGAGCTCTTCGACCTCCTCAAGACACTAACCGAACAACCCGCCGATTTTCCAGAGGATTCTGAGTTCCCATTCGCCGCAAACAGCAACTCGAATATCGACTCCTTCGCCGAAATGCCGGATATGCTGAAAGGAATCGTATACTTCTTCGACATCGCCCCCGGTAAATCCCTCCCCGCGATCAAGATCTACTTCCCCGTGCGCAACCATTGCCGTAACGACCTGGCCGCTACTCAGAATCTCATCAAGTGGCTCGATTCCCGGGGGCGCGGGAAGTACGGCCCTGCCTTTTTGCGGGCGCTTGAGGCTATTGCGGATTATAGGCgcctggatgaggatggcgggtTGCAGAGCTTCGTCAGCTGCCAATTCAAGAGTGATGGTAGTCTGGACCTGACGTCGTACTTTAATCCTCAGGCGTTTCATTCTGCGAGACTTACGCATCGGCggtcgacgaggagaaggggggATGATGGAAGGTGGTAG